Proteins encoded together in one Candidatus Paceibacterota bacterium window:
- a CDS encoding ABC transporter ATP-binding protein: MIEIKNVTKTYSEGTDVAFQALKGVNFTIKDGEFVAIMGPSGSGKSTLMHIMGALDTPSSGHYLLDGKDVSTLSDDELADIRKGKIGFVFQAFNLLPRTTVLRNVMLPLVYAGEEPGAREARAKTALISAGLNESHFSHRSNELSGGQIQRVAIARALVNDPTLILADEPTGNLDSRTGEVVLGTFQKLNEEEGRTIVLITHEHDVAEHAKRIIFIRDGKIESDTSDHKRRKANI; encoded by the coding sequence ATGATCGAGATAAAGAACGTCACCAAAACGTATTCTGAAGGCACCGACGTCGCGTTTCAGGCCCTGAAAGGTGTGAATTTTACGATCAAGGACGGCGAATTCGTGGCCATCATGGGCCCGTCCGGTTCCGGCAAGTCCACGCTCATGCATATCATGGGCGCCTTGGATACTCCGTCTTCAGGGCATTATCTCCTCGATGGAAAGGACGTATCGACGCTTTCCGATGACGAGCTCGCTGATATCCGAAAGGGCAAGATCGGCTTCGTATTCCAGGCTTTCAATCTGTTGCCGCGTACGACGGTCCTGCGAAACGTAATGCTGCCCTTGGTCTATGCGGGGGAAGAGCCGGGCGCGCGCGAAGCGCGCGCCAAGACAGCTCTCATATCTGCAGGGCTCAATGAAAGCCATTTCAGCCACCGATCGAACGAATTGTCGGGGGGCCAGATCCAGCGCGTGGCCATCGCCCGCGCGCTCGTGAACGATCCGACGCTCATATTGGCCGACGAGCCGACGGGAAACCTCGATTCCCGCACGGGCGAAGTCGTTTTGGGCACGTTCCAGAAATTGAACGAAGAAGAGGGCCGCACCATCGTCCTCATCACTCACGAGCATGACGTGGCCGAACATGCCAAAAGGATCATTTTCATCAGGGACGGCAAGATAGAGAGCGATACGTCGGACCATAAGCGTCGTAAGGCAAATATATGA
- a CDS encoding ABC transporter permease, which translates to MRAIDLIEETHTALSANKVRTGLTMLGIIIGIASVIAMTAIGAGAQNSIESSIQSIGSNLVMVMPGFQRTQGYAVSVGRGASRTLTRADADALATELTLAKAVAPEITGRYQVTAKGTNTNTSVVGVTASYPGVRNVQVETGDFISDEQDKSIAKVAVLGPTARDDLFGEGSDPVGQIIRIKGIQFTVIGITKSKGGSGFGSQDDMIFIPFMSAARYLAGDTYATTISVQAVDAKSMSDLQTEVTGALLVRHKISDPAAADFTVLNQADIVATASSVTSTFTMLLAAVAGISLVVGGIGIMNMMLTTVTERTREIGLRKAIGAKKKDINYQFLAEAIVLTFLGGAIGVALGWAIAFALTSFGVLQASVSLSSVLLAFGVSAAIGIVFGYYPARRAADLNPIEALRYE; encoded by the coding sequence ATGAGAGCCATAGACCTCATCGAAGAGACGCATACGGCCCTTTCGGCGAACAAAGTCCGCACGGGCCTTACCATGCTCGGAATCATCATCGGCATCGCGTCCGTCATCGCCATGACGGCTATCGGCGCCGGCGCCCAGAATTCCATCGAATCGAGCATCCAGTCAATCGGCTCGAACCTCGTCATGGTCATGCCTGGATTCCAGAGGACGCAGGGCTACGCTGTCTCCGTCGGCCGCGGGGCGTCGAGGACGCTCACGCGCGCAGACGCCGACGCGCTCGCGACGGAACTAACGCTCGCCAAAGCCGTCGCTCCGGAAATAACCGGCCGCTATCAGGTCACAGCAAAAGGGACGAACACTAACACGTCCGTTGTCGGCGTCACGGCTTCCTATCCGGGCGTGAGGAACGTCCAGGTGGAAACAGGCGATTTCATCAGCGACGAACAGGACAAATCTATAGCAAAAGTCGCCGTCCTCGGCCCGACGGCGCGCGACGACCTGTTCGGAGAAGGGTCGGACCCGGTAGGGCAGATCATCCGCATCAAGGGCATTCAATTCACCGTCATCGGCATCACCAAATCAAAGGGCGGCAGCGGCTTCGGCAGCCAGGACGACATGATCTTCATCCCTTTCATGAGCGCGGCGCGATATCTGGCAGGTGATACCTATGCGACGACGATCAGCGTCCAGGCCGTAGACGCCAAATCGATGAGCGACCTGCAGACCGAGGTGACCGGTGCACTCCTCGTCCGGCATAAAATATCCGACCCGGCCGCGGCCGATTTCACGGTCTTGAACCAGGCGGACATCGTGGCTACCGCATCATCGGTGACGAGCACTTTCACTATGCTCCTTGCCGCCGTAGCGGGCATATCGTTGGTCGTGGGAGGCATCGGCATCATGAACATGATGCTCACCACGGTGACCGAGCGTACCCGCGAGATCGGCCTTCGCAAGGCTATCGGCGCGAAGAAGAAAGATATCAACTATCAATTCCTCGCCGAAGCGATCGTCCTCACGTTCCTCGGAGGGGCGATCGGGGTCGCGCTGGGGTGGGCGATAGCGTTCGCTTTGACGTCGTTCGGCGTCCTGCAGGCGTCGGTATCGCTTTCCTCGGTGCTCCTCGCATTCGGAGTGTCTGCGGCGATAGGGATCGTCTTCGGATACTATCCGGCGCGTCGGGCGGCAGATCTGAATCCGATAGAAGCGCTCCGATATGAATAA
- a CDS encoding lmo0937 family membrane protein, with protein MLVTIATLLVILWLLGLITSYTVGGFIHVLLVVAVIMFLIRIIQGRNPVS; from the coding sequence ATGCTCGTAACCATAGCAACGCTCCTCGTCATCCTCTGGCTTCTCGGTCTCATAACGTCATATACCGTCGGAGGATTCATTCACGTCCTTCTCGTCGTCGCCGTCATAATGTTCCTCATCAGGATCATACAAGGCAGGAATCCGGTGTCGTAA
- a CDS encoding phosphoesterase, with protein sequence MTEKTIAIYHKDCSDGTTSAAVVSKKYPGALLFAMSHGATAEEIAELIAQTTPRDRVLTVDCVIGAKEFLAAGRKVTSIDHHASVRDEYMALAAQNENFTYVFDNSKCGSSLSWSYLFPGEKVPELITYVEDFDLWNWKYGDKTKYVASYLYPLSNRPEEVAALLNGSLDAAIEKGRIISEYGDFMIAHAIKGTEPVDLLIGQHTVPFYNITAYKSESGNILSKERDRAVGLFTIEAHRVKISFRSLDSHTPSALDIAAILGGGGHRNSSGAAMALDAFMKAIRKP encoded by the coding sequence ATGACAGAGAAAACTATAGCGATATATCACAAAGACTGCAGCGACGGCACGACATCGGCGGCGGTCGTTTCGAAAAAATATCCCGGCGCGCTTTTGTTCGCCATGAGCCATGGCGCGACGGCTGAAGAGATCGCTGAGCTCATCGCCCAGACGACGCCACGCGACCGCGTCCTGACCGTGGACTGCGTCATCGGCGCAAAAGAATTTTTAGCCGCCGGTCGCAAGGTCACGTCGATCGATCACCATGCGAGTGTTCGCGACGAATATATGGCCCTCGCCGCGCAGAATGAGAACTTCACCTATGTATTCGATAATTCGAAATGCGGATCATCGTTGTCCTGGTCATATCTCTTCCCCGGCGAGAAAGTCCCGGAACTCATCACGTACGTCGAAGACTTCGACCTCTGGAACTGGAAATACGGCGACAAGACGAAATATGTAGCGAGCTATCTCTATCCCCTTTCGAATAGACCCGAAGAAGTAGCCGCGCTTTTGAACGGCTCGCTCGACGCTGCCATAGAAAAAGGCCGTATCATCAGCGAATACGGGGATTTTATGATCGCCCACGCGATAAAAGGCACCGAGCCGGTGGACCTTCTGATAGGCCAGCATACGGTGCCTTTCTATAACATTACGGCCTACAAATCGGAGAGCGGCAATATCTTGTCGAAAGAACGCGACCGCGCCGTGGGCTTGTTCACCATCGAGGCGCACCGGGTGAAGATCAGCTTTAGAAGCCTTGATTCGCATACGCCGTCGGCTCTCGATATCGCGGCCATCCTCGGCGGAGGCGGCCATCGCAATTCCTCCGGCGCGGCGATGGCGCTCGACGCCTTCATGAAAGCGATCAGGAAGCCGTAG
- a CDS encoding FAD:protein FMN transferase, whose translation MASRFTFEAIGTSWAIYIPEDLSPEREKALLDAIRTRISDFDKAYSRFRDDSLVAEMSRKAGEYRLPDDALPMLSLYRELYDISGGLVTPLVGQTLSDAGYDAAYTLRPRADIARAKPWEDVIEYEHPMIRIKEPVLLDFGALGKGYLVDIVAEVIRGFGIQNYSVDAGGDIAYRGAAPLRVGLENPTDTKQVIGVGELKGGKCICGSAGNRRAWDRFHHIINPQTAESPKHILALWIVADTTLLADALSTALFFVGPEKLAKYDFEYAVVFADRSAVRSHNFPGDFFEA comes from the coding sequence ATGGCATCGAGATTTACATTCGAAGCCATAGGTACCTCGTGGGCCATATATATTCCGGAAGATCTCTCTCCAGAAAGGGAAAAGGCGCTCCTCGACGCTATACGTACGCGCATCTCTGATTTTGATAAGGCGTATTCGCGGTTCAGAGACGATTCATTGGTCGCTGAGATGTCACGCAAAGCGGGCGAGTATCGTCTGCCTGACGATGCTTTGCCCATGCTTTCGCTCTATAGAGAACTCTATGACATTTCAGGCGGGCTTGTGACGCCTCTGGTCGGCCAGACGCTTTCGGATGCGGGATATGACGCGGCGTATACTCTGCGTCCGAGAGCGGATATCGCCCGTGCTAAGCCGTGGGAGGATGTCATCGAATATGAACACCCGATGATCAGGATCAAGGAGCCCGTGCTTTTGGATTTCGGCGCTTTAGGCAAAGGATATCTCGTCGATATTGTCGCCGAAGTCATCCGCGGTTTCGGTATCCAGAATTATTCTGTTGACGCGGGCGGCGATATCGCGTATCGGGGCGCTGCGCCGCTTCGCGTCGGATTGGAAAATCCGACGGACACGAAACAGGTCATCGGTGTCGGAGAGCTAAAGGGAGGGAAATGCATATGCGGATCGGCAGGTAATAGGCGCGCATGGGACAGGTTCCATCACATCATCAATCCGCAGACGGCCGAATCGCCGAAACACATTCTCGCCCTCTGGATCGTTGCCGATACGACGCTTCTTGCCGATGCGCTTTCGACGGCACTCTTCTTTGTGGGGCCGGAGAAGCTGGCGAAATACGATTTCGAGTACGCTGTCGTATTCGCTGACCGTTCAGCTGTTAGATCACATAATTTTCCGGGAGATTTCTTCGAAGCCTAG
- a CDS encoding DoxX family protein: MNKLYALAPTILRIGMALVFLWFGSSQFIDTVAWTAYVPEWVVSMSPVSVETLVHINGAIEIVFGTALLLGFFTRIAGFILALHMVHIATLVGYNATGVRDFGLAIAAIAVWLNGKDAWTLDAYLAKDRSAQMQSGV; the protein is encoded by the coding sequence ATGAACAAACTCTACGCATTGGCTCCGACGATATTGCGCATAGGCATGGCGTTGGTATTTCTCTGGTTCGGATCGAGCCAGTTCATCGATACCGTCGCGTGGACGGCATACGTGCCCGAATGGGTCGTCTCGATGTCGCCTGTGAGCGTCGAGACCCTGGTCCATATCAACGGCGCGATCGAGATCGTATTCGGAACGGCGCTTCTTTTGGGGTTCTTTACTCGCATCGCCGGATTCATTTTGGCGCTTCATATGGTCCATATCGCTACGCTCGTCGGATACAATGCGACCGGCGTGCGCGATTTCGGCTTGGCTATCGCGGCTATCGCGGTCTGGCTCAACGGCAAAGATGCCTGGACGCTCGATGCGTATCTTGCCAAAGACCGGTCTGCCCAGATGCAGAGTGGAGTATAA
- a CDS encoding DUF1761 domain-containing protein, producing MAAVPINYAALLVAAVISVALGFLWYGPLFGKKWMTLTGIPMPAEKPPFSVMVRPMVMSVVGSLFMAFALIHNITFGASYLNMSGACVGLFAAFWNWLGFVVPPALNHVGWEGKPWTLFWINTGYFLVYMAIIGAMLAVWQ from the coding sequence ATGGCAGCAGTACCTATTAATTACGCGGCGCTTTTAGTCGCGGCCGTTATATCGGTGGCGCTCGGCTTCCTCTGGTACGGTCCTCTTTTCGGCAAGAAGTGGATGACTCTCACCGGGATCCCTATGCCTGCGGAAAAGCCTCCGTTCTCCGTCATGGTGAGGCCGATGGTCATGTCCGTCGTCGGGTCGCTCTTTATGGCATTTGCGCTCATCCATAACATCACGTTCGGGGCGTCGTATCTGAACATGTCGGGAGCGTGCGTCGGCTTGTTCGCCGCGTTCTGGAACTGGCTCGGTTTCGTCGTTCCTCCGGCGCTCAATCATGTCGGATGGGAAGGAAAGCCGTGGACGCTGTTTTGGATCAATACAGGGTACTTTCTCGTCTATATGGCGATCATCGGCGCGATGCTCGCTGTCTGGCAGTAA
- a CDS encoding VOC family protein — protein sequence MQKIYPCLWFDNQAEEAANFYVSIFKENSKILDIARYTDIGPGKPGSVVTVTFELNGQRFMGLNGGPVFKMNEAISFVIDCKDQADVDYYWDSLVKGGAESQCGWLKDRYGLSWQVVPAMMEELMSKGNEKKNDAMMKAMLGMAKLDIAALQRTYDEA from the coding sequence ATGCAGAAAATCTATCCGTGTCTGTGGTTCGATAACCAGGCTGAAGAAGCGGCCAATTTCTATGTCTCCATATTTAAAGAGAACTCCAAGATCCTCGACATCGCCCGCTATACCGACATCGGTCCCGGCAAGCCAGGCTCGGTCGTCACCGTCACATTCGAATTGAATGGCCAGAGATTCATGGGGCTGAACGGCGGGCCGGTATTCAAAATGAATGAGGCTATTTCGTTCGTCATAGACTGCAAAGATCAGGCTGACGTGGACTATTATTGGGACTCCCTGGTCAAAGGCGGCGCCGAAAGCCAGTGCGGCTGGCTCAAAGACAGATACGGCCTCTCGTGGCAGGTCGTCCCGGCCATGATGGAAGAATTGATGTCCAAGGGCAACGAGAAAAAGAACGACGCCATGATGAAAGCGATGCTCGGCATGGCGAAATTGGACATCGCCGCGCTCCAGAGGACGTACGACGAAGCATAG
- a CDS encoding SRPBCC domain-containing protein gives MEKITVQTIVKADPKTVWDAWNKPEHIKNWAFASKDWMCPAATNDLRVGGRFVTTMAAKDGSASFDFGGIYSVVETEKAIAYTIDDGRAVSLSFESTADGVRVIETFDPENVHPADFQRAGWQAILDNFKTYAENLSVSVVR, from the coding sequence ATGGAAAAAATAACCGTACAAACGATCGTCAAAGCCGATCCAAAGACCGTGTGGGACGCTTGGAACAAGCCTGAACACATCAAGAACTGGGCATTCGCGTCGAAGGACTGGATGTGCCCTGCCGCGACGAACGACCTGCGCGTCGGCGGCAGGTTCGTCACGACCATGGCGGCCAAGGACGGATCGGCATCGTTCGATTTCGGCGGCATATACAGCGTCGTCGAAACGGAGAAGGCCATCGCCTACACCATAGACGACGGACGCGCCGTGTCGCTATCGTTCGAGTCGACGGCAGACGGCGTCCGCGTCATCGAGACGTTCGATCCCGAGAACGTCCACCCTGCCGATTTCCAGCGCGCGGGCTGGCAGGCCATACTCGATAACTTCAAAACATATGCAGAAAATCTATCCGTGTCTGTGGTTCGATAA
- the idi gene encoding isopentenyl-diphosphate Delta-isomerase, with protein MEETINLVDGTGARIGGIGKLRAHQIGSLHEAFSIFVFNSKGDILLQKRHPAKYHSGGLWTNTCCSHPRQDEDIETAIHRRLREEMGIDCRLQEAFSFVYKVRLDRGLTEHEFDHVFFGVSDDAPRLHPEEASDYRWIGLDDLVRDVSNDPERYTAWLSIIIRERAGDIKDFVRDTIDAYGKNNRTNDRQSRSKDRVGRLEQA; from the coding sequence GTGGAAGAGACTATCAACCTCGTAGACGGCACGGGCGCGAGGATCGGCGGCATCGGAAAACTGCGAGCGCACCAGATCGGCAGCCTTCACGAAGCGTTTTCGATATTCGTATTCAACTCCAAGGGCGATATCCTGCTACAGAAACGGCACCCGGCCAAATATCATTCCGGCGGGCTTTGGACGAATACGTGCTGCAGCCATCCGCGTCAGGACGAGGATATCGAAACCGCCATCCATCGGCGCCTTCGGGAAGAGATGGGCATAGATTGCCGCCTCCAAGAAGCGTTTTCATTCGTATATAAGGTAAGGCTCGACCGTGGCCTTACCGAACACGAATTCGACCATGTCTTTTTCGGCGTCTCGGACGACGCTCCCCGCCTTCATCCTGAAGAAGCGTCCGATTATCGGTGGATAGGCTTGGACGACCTCGTCCGCGACGTCTCGAATGACCCGGAAAGATATACTGCATGGCTCTCTATCATCATTCGCGAGCGTGCCGGCGACATCAAGGACTTCGTCCGTGATACTATAGACGCATATGGAAAAAATAACCGTACAAACGATCGTCAAAGCCGATCCAAAGACCGTGTGGGACGCTTGGAACAAGCCTGA
- a CDS encoding SPW repeat protein produces the protein MKFVPTWFHGILDYVAGIALILAPNIFMFSGMGGPAVVIPRTLGVGLIIYSLLTNYEWSVAKIIPMPVHLLFDFIAAVVLAASPWIFGFSTGPMNAWMPHLVSGIIVIALVAVSKTHPDPMRMMRSI, from the coding sequence ATGAAATTCGTCCCCACTTGGTTCCACGGTATCCTCGATTACGTGGCAGGCATCGCCCTTATCCTCGCCCCTAACATATTCATGTTCTCCGGCATGGGAGGCCCGGCGGTCGTGATCCCGCGAACGCTCGGCGTCGGCCTCATCATATATTCGCTCCTCACGAACTATGAATGGAGCGTCGCAAAGATCATCCCGATGCCCGTCCACTTGCTCTTCGATTTCATAGCGGCGGTAGTCCTAGCCGCATCGCCCTGGATATTCGGATTCTCGACCGGACCGATGAACGCATGGATGCCGCACCTCGTTTCGGGCATCATTGTCATCGCGCTGGTCGCCGTATCGAAGACCCATCCGGACCCGATGAGGATGATGAGGAGCATATAG
- a CDS encoding SHOCT domain-containing protein: MYLYYPTFGFFNVLNTVFWIIFVIFIIKLIKRGSRPWNNVWSDRSMDILRERYAKGEISKEEFEARKKDLQG, translated from the coding sequence ATGTACCTATACTATCCTACGTTCGGCTTCTTCAACGTCCTTAATACCGTCTTCTGGATCATATTCGTTATATTCATCATCAAGCTCATTAAACGAGGCAGTAGGCCGTGGAATAACGTCTGGAGCGATCGTTCTATGGATATCCTCCGCGAACGGTACGCTAAGGGCGAGATCAGCAAGGAAGAATTCGAGGCGCGAAAGAAAGACCTTCAGGGCTAG
- a CDS encoding cache domain-containing protein, with protein MKTGKRIFNSHASKRIALSLLIVLACSISLHAYLAYEQAASLTRAATLDTAGDRLDSLSRSLERFAIDARDEVAWMSDLIAAHASASPVSKATFEKRLKAFVASHREYCHVYYEPIKGQSFRFVADDYSEASDSIASFIDEEPQFRNLLDDLRSSSSTDIQISGLLDYTFPDGTRTPFIHIMAPVEYDGIVHGYLALTLDLKYVLDEIRGAERVNEVVFLADHDGKFLASKNGKELSSYLPELYPEAVVKGLFSDEAAGNFTEEGRVFSYRHIVLPGVRQGPEADNYWVLASASDERDLFHWETRLMILYGFALATSLTLIAVIGSMVFRIKHEND; from the coding sequence ATGAAAACTGGTAAAAGGATCTTTAACAGCCATGCGTCGAAAAGGATCGCTTTGTCGCTCCTCATAGTCCTCGCATGCTCTATTTCATTGCATGCGTACCTGGCGTACGAACAGGCGGCCAGCCTGACCCGCGCGGCGACGCTCGACACCGCCGGAGACAGGCTCGATTCCCTGTCCCGGTCGCTCGAACGGTTCGCCATAGACGCGCGGGACGAAGTAGCCTGGATGTCCGATCTCATCGCCGCCCATGCGTCGGCATCGCCCGTGAGCAAGGCTACGTTCGAAAAGCGCCTCAAAGCCTTCGTCGCCTCTCACCGCGAATACTGCCACGTCTATTACGAACCTATCAAAGGCCAGTCTTTCCGATTCGTCGCCGACGACTATTCAGAGGCCAGCGACTCTATCGCATCGTTCATAGACGAAGAGCCGCAATTCAGGAACCTCCTCGACGACCTGCGGTCATCGAGCAGCACCGACATACAGATATCGGGACTCCTCGACTACACGTTCCCCGACGGCACCAGGACGCCCTTCATCCACATCATGGCTCCCGTCGAATACGACGGCATCGTGCACGGATACCTGGCGCTCACGCTCGACCTCAAATACGTCCTGGACGAAATCCGCGGAGCCGAACGCGTAAACGAAGTGGTATTCCTCGCCGACCATGACGGCAAATTCCTGGCATCGAAGAACGGAAAGGAACTGTCGTCGTATCTTCCCGAGCTCTACCCCGAAGCAGTCGTAAAAGGGCTCTTTTCAGACGAGGCGGCGGGCAATTTCACCGAAGAAGGACGGGTATTCTCGTACCGCCACATCGTCCTTCCCGGCGTTCGCCAGGGGCCTGAAGCCGACAATTACTGGGTGCTCGCGAGCGCGTCGGACGAGCGCGACCTCTTCCACTGGGAGACGCGGCTCATGATCCTCTATGGATTCGCCCTTGCAACATCTCTAACGCTTATAGCCGTAATTGGTAGTATGGTCTTCCGAATCAAGCATGAAAACGACTAA